The Castellaniella sp. genome includes a window with the following:
- a CDS encoding ABC transporter ATP-binding protein — protein sequence MAQDPILDIRNLSLAFPVFGGAVQALNGVSLQVMPGEIVGIVGESGSGKSVTAMTALRLLPPGGYQVLQGSVRLAGDDVLTAPESVLRQWRGRRAAMIFQEPMTALNPTQRIGDQMAGVLRVHQPDLGRRQALAQAETLLRDMMIPDPAQVLRAYPFELSGGMRQRVMVAMAFSCQPDLLIADEPTTALDVTVQRQVLQLLRHHARARQTAILFITHDMAVVSQLCDRIYVMYAGMVVEQGPAQAVLRDPRHPYTRGLLDGLPDDAAPGAALAAIPGQVPDMRHPPAGCLFYDRCAYADEACRVRPALQALAGQGPDQGAATRQLACWHPLGEG from the coding sequence ATGGCCCAAGACCCTATTCTCGATATCCGCAACCTGTCTCTGGCCTTTCCGGTGTTTGGCGGGGCGGTGCAGGCGCTCAATGGTGTCAGCCTTCAGGTCATGCCCGGCGAAATTGTCGGCATTGTCGGTGAGTCCGGTTCAGGTAAATCCGTCACTGCCATGACTGCCTTGCGCCTGCTGCCCCCTGGTGGCTACCAGGTCCTGCAGGGCAGCGTAAGACTGGCGGGCGATGATGTATTGACGGCCCCCGAGTCCGTCCTGCGTCAGTGGCGGGGCCGCCGAGCCGCCATGATTTTCCAGGAACCCATGACCGCCTTGAATCCCACGCAGCGGATTGGCGATCAGATGGCTGGCGTGCTGCGCGTGCATCAGCCGGACCTGGGCCGCCGCCAGGCCCTGGCCCAGGCAGAGACGCTGCTGCGGGACATGATGATCCCTGACCCGGCTCAAGTGTTGCGGGCCTATCCGTTTGAGCTGTCTGGTGGCATGCGCCAACGAGTCATGGTGGCCATGGCTTTTTCTTGTCAGCCGGATTTGCTGATCGCCGACGAGCCCACTACCGCGTTGGATGTGACCGTGCAGCGTCAGGTGCTGCAGCTTTTACGGCATCATGCGCGGGCACGGCAGACTGCCATTCTCTTCATTACGCACGATATGGCGGTGGTCTCGCAGCTGTGTGATCGGATCTATGTCATGTATGCCGGCATGGTGGTCGAGCAAGGCCCTGCCCAGGCGGTGCTGCGTGATCCGCGTCATCCCTATACACGCGGCCTGCTGGATGGCCTGCCCGATGACGCCGCCCCGGGTGCCGCGCTGGCAGCCATCCCAGGCCAGGTGCCGGATATGCGTCATCCTCCGGCAGGGTGCCTGTTCTACGATCGCTGTGCCTATGCCGACGAAGCCTGCCGTGTACGTCCGGCGTTGCAAGCCCTGGCGGGCCAGGGGCCAGATCAGGGCGCGGCCACCCGCCAGTTGGCCTGCTGGCATCCTCTGGGGGAGGGCTGA
- the ddpC gene encoding D,D-dipeptide ABC transporter permease: MRYFLYQLRHSPLMLVGLLVLLAVCLAVALAGWIAPYDPDQINLVRRLAPPSAQHWFGTDEVGRDIFSRVLYGGRQSIGVGLFVATCASVVGAVIGCFSGILGGRLDGLIMRAMDVVLSVPSLVLIMALAAALGASLFNAMLAITVVRIPFYVRLARGQTLSIREMAYVQASWTFGASRRHVVRWHVVRNAVSPIVVQATLDVGGAILMAAALGFIGLGAQQPTAEWGAMVATGRNYLLDQWWYTVMPGCAILVTALACNLVGDGVRDMLDPKSRVK, from the coding sequence TTGAGATATTTTCTGTATCAGTTACGCCATAGTCCCTTGATGTTGGTGGGCTTGCTGGTATTGCTGGCCGTGTGCCTGGCGGTGGCGCTGGCTGGCTGGATCGCTCCATACGACCCGGATCAGATCAATCTGGTTCGGCGACTGGCGCCGCCGTCCGCCCAGCATTGGTTCGGGACCGACGAGGTCGGACGCGATATTTTCAGCCGGGTCCTGTATGGCGGGCGGCAGTCGATTGGGGTCGGCTTGTTTGTGGCGACCTGCGCCAGCGTTGTGGGGGCGGTGATTGGCTGCTTTTCCGGCATTCTGGGTGGGCGGCTGGATGGCCTGATCATGCGGGCCATGGACGTGGTCCTGTCGGTGCCTTCGCTGGTGTTGATCATGGCGCTGGCGGCCGCCCTGGGGGCCAGCCTGTTCAATGCCATGCTGGCGATCACGGTGGTGCGTATCCCTTTTTATGTACGCCTGGCCCGTGGCCAGACCCTGAGCATCCGCGAAATGGCCTATGTGCAGGCGTCCTGGACCTTCGGCGCCAGCCGCCGTCATGTAGTGCGGTGGCATGTGGTGCGCAATGCGGTTTCGCCCATTGTGGTGCAGGCCACGCTGGATGTCGGCGGGGCCATTCTGATGGCGGCAGCGCTGGGGTTTATTGGCCTGGGCGCGCAGCAGCCCACCGCCGAATGGGGGGCCATGGTGGCCACGGGGCGTAATTATCTGCTGGATCAGTGGTGGTATACGGTGATGCCGGGCTGTGCGATTTTAGTCACGGCACTGGCCTGCAATCTGGTGGGCGATGGCGTGCGCGACATGCTGGACCCTAAGTCCAGGGTGAAATAA